The following proteins come from a genomic window of Streptomyces sp. NBC_01716:
- the groL gene encoding chaperonin GroEL (60 kDa chaperone family; promotes refolding of misfolded polypeptides especially under stressful conditions; forms two stacked rings of heptamers to form a barrel-shaped 14mer; ends can be capped by GroES; misfolded proteins enter the barrel where they are refolded when GroES binds), which yields MAKILKFDEDARRALERGVNKLADTVKVTIGPKGRNVVIDKKFGAPTITNDGVTIAREVELDDPYENLGAQLVKEVATKTNDIAGDGTTTATVLAQALVREGLRNVAAGASPAALKKGIDAAVAAVSKELLDTARPIDDKADIAAVAGLSAQDPQVGELIAEAMDKVGKDGVITVEESNTFGLELEFTEGMAFDKGYLSPYMVTDQERMEAVLDDPYILINQGKIGSIQDMLPLLEKVIQAGGSRPLLIIAEDVEGEALSTLVVNKIRGTFNAVAVKAPGFGDRRKAMLGDIATLTGATVIAEEVGLKLDQAGLDVLGTARRVTVSKDDTTIVDGGGESTEVAGRVNQIKAEIEATDSDWDREKLQERLAKLAGGVCVIKVGAATEVELKEKKHRLEDAISATRAAVEEGIVSGGGSALVHAAKVLGDNLGKTGDEATGVAVVRRAVVEPLRWIAENAGLEGYVITAKVAELDKGHGFNASTGEYVDLVKAGVNDPVKVTRSALENAASIAALLLTTETLVVEKPAEEEADAGQGGHGHSH from the coding sequence ATGGCGAAGATCCTGAAGTTCGACGAGGACGCCCGTCGCGCCCTTGAGCGCGGCGTCAACAAGCTTGCCGACACGGTGAAGGTGACGATCGGCCCCAAGGGCCGCAACGTCGTCATCGACAAGAAGTTCGGCGCGCCGACCATCACCAACGACGGTGTCACCATCGCCCGCGAGGTCGAGCTCGACGACCCGTACGAAAACCTCGGCGCCCAGCTCGTGAAGGAGGTGGCGACCAAGACCAACGACATCGCGGGTGACGGCACCACCACCGCCACCGTGCTGGCCCAGGCGCTGGTCCGCGAGGGCCTGCGCAACGTCGCCGCCGGCGCCTCCCCGGCCGCCCTGAAGAAGGGCATCGACGCGGCCGTCGCCGCCGTCTCCAAGGAGCTGCTGGACACGGCCCGTCCGATCGACGACAAGGCCGACATCGCCGCGGTCGCCGGGCTCTCCGCCCAGGACCCGCAGGTCGGCGAGCTCATCGCCGAGGCGATGGACAAGGTCGGCAAGGACGGTGTCATCACCGTCGAGGAGTCCAACACCTTCGGCCTGGAGCTGGAGTTCACCGAGGGCATGGCCTTCGACAAGGGCTACCTCTCGCCGTACATGGTGACCGACCAGGAGCGTATGGAGGCCGTCCTCGACGACCCGTACATCCTGATCAACCAGGGCAAGATCGGCTCCATCCAGGACATGCTCCCGCTGCTGGAGAAGGTCATCCAGGCGGGCGGCTCCCGGCCGCTGCTGATCATCGCCGAGGACGTCGAGGGCGAGGCGCTCTCCACCCTCGTCGTCAACAAGATCCGCGGCACGTTCAACGCCGTCGCGGTGAAGGCCCCCGGCTTCGGTGACCGCCGCAAGGCCATGCTCGGCGACATCGCCACCCTCACGGGCGCGACCGTCATCGCCGAGGAGGTCGGCCTCAAGCTCGACCAGGCCGGTCTCGACGTGCTGGGCACCGCCCGCCGCGTCACGGTCTCCAAGGACGACACCACGATCGTCGACGGCGGTGGCGAGAGCACCGAGGTCGCCGGCCGCGTCAACCAGATCAAGGCCGAGATCGAGGCCACGGACTCCGACTGGGACCGCGAGAAGCTCCAGGAGCGCCTCGCGAAGCTGGCCGGCGGCGTGTGCGTGATCAAGGTCGGCGCCGCGACCGAGGTCGAGCTCAAGGAGAAGAAGCACCGTCTGGAGGACGCCATCTCCGCGACCCGCGCCGCGGTCGAGGAGGGCATCGTCTCCGGTGGTGGCTCCGCCCTGGTGCACGCCGCCAAGGTGCTGGGCGACAACCTCGGCAAGACGGGCGACGAGGCCACCGGTGTCGCGGTCGTCCGCCGCGCCGTGGTCGAGCCGCTGCGCTGGATCGCCGAGAACGCCGGTCTTGAGGGCTACGTCATCACCGCGAAGGTCGCCGAGCTCGACAAGGGCCACGGCTTCAACGCATCGACCGGCGAGTACGTCGACCTGGTGAAGGCCGGCGTCAACGACCCGGTCAAGGTCACCCGTTCCGCGCTGGAGAACGCCGCTTCCATCGCCGCGCTGCTCCTCAC
- the groES gene encoding co-chaperone GroES: MTTASTKVAIKPLEDRIVVQPLDAEQTTASGLVIPDTAKEKPQEGVVLAVGPGRFENGERLPLDVSVGDVVLYSKYGGTEVKYTGEEYLVLSARDVLAIIEK; the protein is encoded by the coding sequence GTGACGACCGCCAGCACCAAGGTTGCCATCAAGCCGCTCGAGGACCGCATTGTGGTCCAGCCGCTCGACGCAGAGCAGACCACGGCCTCTGGCCTGGTTATTCCGGACACGGCCAAGGAGAAGCCCCAGGAGGGCGTCGTCCTGGCCGTCGGTCCGGGTCGCTTCGAGAACGGCGAGCGGCTTCCGCTCGACGTTTCCGTCGGCGACGTCGTTCTGTACAGCAAGTACGGCGGTACTGAGGTGAAGTACACGGGCGAGGAGTACCTCGTCCTCTCGGCTCGCGACGTGCTCGCGATCATCGAGAAGTAA
- a CDS encoding polysaccharide deacetylase family protein produces MQLVRQKDNKASGARKRNPGRRVRTAAAVLLIAALGTACAGESGDRDGSGGGRSGDGGGGGGGPVESAPEKPGRAGPAPGAGAGKKADADADAAAAVRAQAEAQAQAQAKSQALRAVAAKKWKLAKTPLAAPPPPAAKPRITTRKGFEVTGGATLPPVFTRVPTKEKVVFLTIDDGAEKDPELLRMMGELKIPYSAFLSDYVINDNYAYFKKMQSRGVSLHNHTLTHPYLPGLSYKEQKREICGQQEKIEKRYGKRPALFRPPYGNYDARTLRAAKSCGVKAVPLWSSEAFPDHMEWREWDRDLHPGDIVLTHFRGKEDWKGSMPDMIRHVMKTITDKGYAVAKLEDYV; encoded by the coding sequence ATGCAACTAGTACGACAAAAGGACAATAAAGCCTCAGGGGCTAGGAAAAGGAACCCCGGCCGGCGGGTGCGCACCGCCGCCGCCGTACTCCTGATCGCCGCGCTCGGCACCGCCTGCGCGGGTGAGTCCGGCGACCGCGACGGCAGCGGCGGCGGCCGGAGCGGGGACGGTGGCGGCGGTGGTGGCGGACCCGTGGAGTCGGCCCCGGAGAAACCGGGCCGGGCCGGCCCCGCCCCGGGAGCCGGGGCCGGCAAGAAGGCCGACGCCGACGCCGACGCCGCCGCTGCCGTCAGGGCGCAGGCGGAAGCCCAGGCGCAGGCCCAGGCGAAGTCCCAGGCGCTGCGCGCCGTGGCCGCGAAGAAGTGGAAGCTCGCCAAGACCCCGCTCGCCGCACCCCCGCCGCCCGCGGCGAAGCCCCGGATCACCACCCGCAAGGGCTTCGAGGTCACGGGCGGCGCGACCCTGCCGCCGGTCTTCACCAGGGTCCCGACCAAGGAGAAGGTCGTCTTCCTGACGATCGACGACGGCGCCGAGAAGGACCCCGAACTGCTGCGGATGATGGGCGAGTTGAAGATCCCGTACAGCGCCTTCCTCAGCGACTACGTCATCAACGACAACTACGCCTATTTCAAGAAGATGCAGTCCCGCGGTGTCTCCCTGCACAACCACACCCTCACCCACCCCTACCTCCCCGGGCTCTCCTACAAGGAGCAGAAACGGGAGATCTGCGGCCAGCAGGAGAAGATCGAGAAGCGGTACGGGAAGCGGCCCGCGCTTTTCCGGCCGCCGTACGGCAACTACGACGCGCGCACCCTGCGCGCCGCCAAGTCCTGCGGCGTCAAGGCGGTTCCGCTGTGGTCGTCCGAGGCGTTCCCCGACCACATGGAGTGGCGCGAGTGGGACCGGGACCTGCACCCCGGCGACATCGTCCTCACGCATTTCCGCGGGAAGGAGGACTGGAAGGGCTCGATGCCCGACATGATCCGGCACGTCATGAAGACGATCACCGACAAGGGGTACGCGGTGGCGAAGCTGGAGGACTACGTCTGA
- a CDS encoding class I SAM-dependent methyltransferase produces the protein MTVARLAHNDPVNDRTPAPLAPLLSEEGQALLAALRDYDPAQELALATRLRRDHPAELVSSALAQARLRQRATAKFGERDAYRMYFTPDGVEQATRTSVAAHRAARFRAIGATGAGRTGAGPARITDLCCGIGGDAIELARAGFAVTAVDRSAETCEIAAHNVRTLAPDAPPPTVLCADVMTYDPHTAPAPDALFIDPARRGGRGRIFDPEAYSPPLSWAIEAVRRVGAGGIKIAPGIPHELVPGDFEAEWISDGGDVKEAVLWYDASAPGGPGAPGRVVPGARRATLLPAGVTLTGRGLPDPQVRAVGRYLYEPDGAVIRAHLVAEAADELAGGLIDETIAYITADEVLPTPYATAYEITDELPFSLKRLKALLREREVGILTVKKRGSPVEPEELRRKMKLKGRNSATVFLTRVAGAPTMLLGRPAGKA, from the coding sequence ATGACGGTCGCCCGGCTGGCCCACAATGACCCGGTGAACGACCGCACCCCCGCACCCCTGGCCCCGCTCCTCTCCGAGGAGGGCCAGGCCCTGCTCGCCGCCCTTCGCGACTACGACCCCGCCCAGGAGCTGGCCCTGGCGACCCGGCTGCGCCGTGACCACCCCGCCGAGCTGGTCTCGTCGGCGCTCGCGCAGGCCCGGCTGCGCCAGCGCGCGACCGCGAAGTTCGGCGAGCGCGACGCGTACCGCATGTACTTCACGCCCGACGGCGTCGAACAGGCCACCCGCACCTCGGTCGCCGCCCACCGCGCGGCCCGGTTCCGCGCCATCGGCGCCACGGGCGCGGGCCGCACGGGCGCCGGCCCGGCGCGGATCACCGACCTCTGCTGCGGCATCGGCGGCGACGCGATCGAGCTGGCCCGCGCGGGGTTCGCCGTGACCGCCGTCGACCGTTCTGCGGAGACCTGCGAGATCGCCGCGCACAACGTCCGTACGCTGGCGCCCGACGCCCCGCCGCCGACGGTCCTGTGCGCGGACGTCATGACGTACGACCCGCACACCGCGCCCGCTCCCGACGCTCTGTTCATCGACCCGGCGAGGCGCGGCGGCCGGGGGCGGATCTTCGATCCGGAGGCGTACTCACCGCCGCTGTCCTGGGCGATCGAGGCGGTACGGCGGGTCGGCGCCGGCGGCATCAAGATCGCGCCGGGCATCCCGCACGAACTGGTCCCCGGTGATTTCGAGGCCGAGTGGATCTCCGACGGCGGGGACGTGAAGGAGGCGGTGCTCTGGTACGACGCGAGCGCGCCCGGCGGCCCCGGCGCCCCCGGCCGGGTCGTGCCCGGCGCCCGGCGGGCCACCCTGCTCCCGGCCGGAGTCACCCTCACCGGGCGCGGGCTGCCGGACCCTCAGGTCAGGGCGGTCGGCCGCTATCTGTACGAGCCGGACGGCGCCGTCATCCGCGCCCATCTGGTCGCCGAGGCCGCCGACGAGCTGGCCGGCGGGCTGATCGACGAGACGATCGCGTACATCACGGCGGACGAGGTTCTCCCGACGCCGTACGCGACCGCGTACGAGATCACCGACGAGCTGCCGTTCAGCCTCAAGCGGCTCAAGGCCCTGCTCCGTGAGCGCGAGGTCGGCATCCTGACGGTCAAGAAGCGCGGCTCGCCGGTCGAACCGGAGGAGTTGCGGCGGAAGATGAAGCTCAAGGGCCGGAATTCGGCCACGGTCTTCCTCACCCGGGTCGCGGGCGCGCCGACCATGCTGCTCGGCCGGCCGGCCGGGAAGGCGTGA
- a CDS encoding Tox-REase-5 domain-containing protein, translated as MAGYGGASTYEGGWTPPDPSGRRDMPQLLQFARWLIHALFGFTVLGGIGLLLSAADADAMDAELIGLTVWAAAPGTAGWLLSRRLWTGGVWEWRALLAVQAWLIAGGISNITEGSVQGFTQLLLPILILVFLSRPESREWIRLDGERRAEHRRFSFARFIKWRSDGGQTALEYLGLFVLVAAIIVGLTVSGVGGQISNGLQSAVCSITGAACPAADGDSVEAGDGQDEPGGDQGDPGNPGNPGDPGDPRDGENGGTVPVSVETDEDRTDAAADEPGWEDDQAAADDGDDGGEEKEDCGGWGFFSCAGDRIGQVAKGLAVDGFWGDVTGVWDLVTDPGGTWDGLKDYGSHLGDEWSEDAKDAGDKWAKGDYLDALTDWGGASVNTVVSVGDDIFVGDEVRDRWNNGEKTRAVTDVVWNIGSIFIPGYNAAKVGGKLGKIGKLGKLGKLGKAADKAREAAERARKAAEKGDVKAADKAAKEAQQHADDAEKELAEKGCVISSGPIGGRLPGGSGGSGGSGTKTPSLSGGVNAAGRTVAVYRANGVPVLLPFEKKCDGASQEEIDAAEQAKKDAEAAKEAQKEAGRKAVSKWKKPSWYGDLKNPRKGSADLGDGKWKTKKSVAYNPAMERWMRFQEQVSGVKRGKEYSVKDPDTGRDVDFDGWDSAGQKYKEAKFGYGGKVRPDGTLEPAQATKWVEQARRQVRAANGKPVEWNFSNKQAADAAQKAFDDAGVDVDVVHTPWKK; from the coding sequence ATGGCTGGTTACGGGGGAGCGTCGACATACGAGGGCGGGTGGACACCGCCGGATCCGTCGGGGCGGCGCGACATGCCCCAACTGCTCCAGTTCGCACGGTGGTTGATCCACGCGCTCTTCGGCTTCACCGTGCTGGGCGGGATCGGCCTGCTCCTCTCGGCCGCCGACGCCGACGCGATGGACGCGGAGCTCATCGGCCTCACCGTATGGGCGGCGGCGCCCGGCACGGCCGGCTGGCTGCTGTCCCGGCGGCTGTGGACCGGCGGTGTGTGGGAGTGGCGGGCTCTGCTCGCCGTACAGGCGTGGCTGATCGCCGGAGGCATCTCCAACATCACCGAGGGCTCGGTCCAGGGCTTCACCCAACTCCTCCTGCCCATACTGATCCTCGTCTTCCTGAGCCGCCCCGAGAGCCGGGAGTGGATCCGGCTCGATGGGGAACGGCGGGCGGAGCACCGGCGGTTCTCGTTCGCGCGGTTCATCAAGTGGCGCAGCGACGGGGGCCAGACGGCGCTCGAATACCTCGGGCTGTTCGTCCTCGTCGCGGCGATCATCGTCGGACTCACGGTGAGCGGCGTCGGCGGGCAGATATCCAACGGCCTCCAGTCCGCGGTCTGTTCGATCACGGGCGCGGCGTGCCCCGCGGCCGACGGCGACTCGGTCGAGGCGGGCGACGGCCAGGACGAACCCGGCGGCGACCAGGGCGATCCCGGAAACCCCGGCAACCCCGGTGACCCGGGCGATCCGCGGGACGGCGAGAACGGCGGCACCGTCCCCGTGAGCGTCGAGACCGACGAGGACCGCACCGACGCCGCCGCCGACGAACCCGGCTGGGAGGACGACCAGGCCGCCGCCGACGACGGCGATGACGGCGGGGAGGAGAAGGAGGACTGCGGGGGCTGGGGCTTCTTCTCCTGCGCGGGCGACCGGATCGGCCAGGTCGCCAAGGGCCTGGCGGTGGACGGCTTCTGGGGCGACGTCACCGGCGTCTGGGACCTGGTCACCGACCCCGGCGGCACATGGGACGGGCTGAAGGACTACGGGAGCCACCTGGGCGACGAGTGGTCCGAGGACGCCAAGGACGCCGGCGACAAGTGGGCGAAGGGCGACTACCTCGACGCGCTGACCGACTGGGGCGGCGCGTCCGTGAACACGGTCGTCTCGGTCGGCGACGACATCTTCGTCGGCGACGAGGTCCGCGACCGGTGGAACAACGGTGAGAAGACGCGGGCGGTCACCGACGTCGTATGGAACATCGGGTCCATCTTCATCCCCGGCTACAACGCGGCGAAGGTCGGCGGAAAACTCGGCAAGATCGGCAAGCTGGGCAAGCTCGGGAAACTGGGCAAGGCGGCCGACAAGGCGAGGGAGGCCGCCGAGCGGGCCCGGAAGGCCGCGGAGAAGGGCGACGTCAAGGCGGCCGACAAGGCGGCGAAGGAAGCCCAGCAGCACGCCGACGACGCCGAGAAGGAGCTGGCCGAGAAGGGCTGTGTGATCAGCTCCGGCCCGATCGGCGGCCGGCTCCCGGGCGGGTCCGGCGGGTCCGGCGGGTCCGGTACCAAGACTCCCTCGCTCAGCGGCGGGGTCAACGCCGCCGGACGGACCGTGGCGGTCTACCGGGCGAACGGCGTCCCCGTACTCCTGCCGTTCGAGAAGAAGTGCGACGGCGCGAGCCAGGAGGAGATCGACGCCGCCGAACAGGCCAAGAAGGACGCCGAAGCGGCGAAGGAAGCGCAGAAGGAGGCCGGCCGCAAGGCGGTCTCCAAGTGGAAGAAGCCGTCCTGGTACGGCGATCTGAAGAACCCCCGCAAGGGCTCCGCCGATCTCGGTGACGGCAAGTGGAAGACGAAGAAGTCGGTCGCGTACAACCCGGCGATGGAGCGCTGGATGCGGTTCCAGGAGCAGGTCTCCGGGGTGAAGCGCGGCAAGGAGTACTCGGTGAAGGACCCCGACACCGGCCGCGACGTGGACTTCGACGGCTGGGACTCCGCCGGGCAGAAGTACAAGGAGGCGAAGTTCGGCTACGGGGGCAAGGTCCGCCCGGATGGCACTCTGGAACCCGCACAGGCCACCAAGTGGGTCGAGCAGGCGCGGCGCCAGGTGCGGGCGGCGAACGGCAAGCCGGTTGAATGGAACTTCTCCAACAAGCAGGCCGCCGACGCCGCACAGAAGGCGTTCGACGATGCCGGGGTGGACGTGGACGTCGTCCACACGCCCTGGAAGAAGTGA
- a CDS encoding RNA polymerase sigma factor, producing the protein MTADGEGGGSAGAVEAVFRIEQSRIIAAVARVVRDVGIAEELAQDALVAALEQWPRSGVPDNPGAWLMATARRRAIDLVRRRETYARKLAEVGRTLEETAPPPEPAEADDIDDDLLRLVFVSCHPVLSTEARLALTLRLLGGLTTEEIARAFLVPEPTVAQRIVRAKRTLAKAGVPFEVPYGAERDARLASVLEVIYLIFNEGYSATAGDDLLRPGLCEDALRLARVLSALMPKEPEVHALAALLELQASRTATRTGPDGAPVLLADQNRSRWDRLLIRRGVDALTRAGALGGAPGPYALQAAIAACHAGAATYEDTDWTMIAALYGRLAALTPSPVVELNRAVAVSMAEGPAEGLALVDELAAVPALKGYHLLPSVRGDLLARLGRTEEARAEFVRAAGLARNERERTLLEERAAGL; encoded by the coding sequence GTGACGGCAGACGGCGAGGGCGGCGGCAGTGCGGGCGCGGTGGAAGCGGTGTTCCGGATAGAGCAGTCCAGGATCATCGCCGCCGTCGCACGCGTCGTACGTGACGTGGGCATCGCCGAGGAACTGGCGCAGGACGCTCTCGTCGCCGCCCTTGAACAGTGGCCCCGATCAGGGGTCCCGGACAATCCCGGTGCCTGGCTCATGGCCACCGCCCGGCGCCGGGCCATCGATCTCGTACGCCGCCGCGAGACGTACGCGCGCAAGCTCGCCGAGGTCGGCCGCACCCTTGAGGAAACCGCTCCGCCGCCCGAGCCCGCCGAGGCGGACGACATCGACGACGACCTGCTGCGGCTCGTCTTCGTCTCCTGCCACCCGGTCCTGTCCACCGAGGCGCGCCTCGCCCTCACGCTGCGGCTGCTCGGCGGCCTCACCACCGAGGAGATCGCCCGCGCCTTTCTGGTGCCGGAGCCCACCGTCGCCCAGCGCATCGTGCGCGCCAAGCGGACCCTCGCCAAGGCGGGCGTCCCCTTCGAAGTGCCGTACGGCGCCGAGCGCGACGCGCGCCTGGCGTCCGTGCTGGAGGTCATCTACCTCATCTTCAACGAGGGTTACTCGGCCACAGCCGGGGACGACCTGCTGCGTCCTGGCCTGTGCGAGGACGCGCTGCGGCTGGCGCGCGTACTGAGCGCACTGATGCCCAAGGAGCCCGAAGTACACGCCCTGGCAGCCCTGTTGGAGCTCCAGGCGTCCCGTACGGCCACCCGTACCGGCCCCGACGGCGCGCCCGTCCTGCTGGCCGACCAGAACCGCTCCCGCTGGGACCGGCTGCTGATCCGCCGTGGTGTGGACGCCCTGACCCGGGCCGGCGCGCTGGGCGGCGCCCCCGGCCCGTACGCGCTCCAGGCGGCGATCGCCGCGTGTCACGCGGGGGCCGCGACGTACGAGGACACCGACTGGACCATGATCGCCGCGCTGTACGGGCGGCTCGCCGCGCTCACCCCCTCGCCCGTCGTGGAGCTGAACCGCGCGGTCGCCGTCTCGATGGCCGAAGGGCCGGCCGAGGGCCTGGCGCTGGTCGACGAGCTGGCGGCGGTGCCCGCGCTCAAGGGCTACCACCTGCTGCCGAGCGTGCGCGGGGATCTGCTGGCGAGGCTGGGGCGCACGGAGGAGGCGCGGGCCGAGTTCGTACGGGCGGCAGGGCTGGCCCGCAACGAACGGGAACGCACGCTGCTGGAGGAGCGCGCCGCCGGGCTCTGA